From a single Lacerta agilis isolate rLacAgi1 chromosome 3, rLacAgi1.pri, whole genome shotgun sequence genomic region:
- the DDO gene encoding D-aspartate oxidase isoform X2 — translation MTEQEMKKFPQHKCGHAFTTLKCDCPPYLLWLEKRLKRNGGQVHARKIEDLWELRSDYDIIVNCSGIGSRKLVGDLEIHPVRGQVLKAKAPWVTHFIRDGDGLTYIYPGIHNITLGGTRQKGNWKLSPDPSTSKDIFGRCCALEPSLQAAQDIKVRVGLRPSRSAVRVQKEILVRGSGKLLVVHNYGHGSGGFSVHQGTAKEATQLVKECIAALEMSRHKAKL, via the exons ATGACTGAACAGGAAATGAAGAAATTTCCACAGCACAAATGTGGTCATGCCTTTACTACACTGAAGTGTGACTGCCCACCCTATTTGCTTTGGCTGGAGAAAAG GCTGAAAAGAAATGGGGGCCAGGTGCATGCTAGAAAAATCGAAGACCTATGGGAGCTGCGGAGTGACTATGACATCATAGTGAATTGCTCCGGCATTGGCTCCAGGAAGCTCGTGGGTGACCTTGAGATACACCCCGTCAGAGGTCAGGTTCTCAAGGCCAAGGCCCCTTGGGTAACACATTTCATTCGGGACGGCGATGGACTAACCTACATCTACCCAGGGATACACAACATAACGTTAGGTGGGACACGGCAAAAAGGCAACTGGAAGCTCTCTCCAGATCCCAGTACCAGCAAAGATATATTTGGCCGATGTTGTGCTCTTGAGCCATCCCTTCAGGCAGCTCAGGATATAAAGGTGAGGGTGGGCCTGAGGCCATCCAGGTCAGCCGTGAGAGTCCAGAAAGAGATACTGGTTCGAGGCAGTGGAAAGCTTCTGGTGGTGCACAATTACGGACATGGGAGCGGTGGATTTTCTGTGCACCAGGGTACAGCTAAGGAAGCAACCCAGCTGGTTAAAGAGTGCATTGCAGCCCTTGAAATGTCAAGGCATAAGGCAAAACTGTAG
- the DDO gene encoding D-aspartate oxidase isoform X1 — MAKARIAVIGAGLIGLSTAVCISESVSDCSVTLIADRFTPNTTSDVAAGMLIPHIYPDTPVHQQKQWFKETFDYLSVICNSSEASEAGIHLVSGWQIFKAIPEEKPPFWSDVVLGFRSMTEQEMKKFPQHKCGHAFTTLKCDCPPYLLWLEKRLKRNGGQVHARKIEDLWELRSDYDIIVNCSGIGSRKLVGDLEIHPVRGQVLKAKAPWVTHFIRDGDGLTYIYPGIHNITLGGTRQKGNWKLSPDPSTSKDIFGRCCALEPSLQAAQDIKVRVGLRPSRSAVRVQKEILVRGSGKLLVVHNYGHGSGGFSVHQGTAKEATQLVKECIAALEMSRHKAKL; from the exons ATGGCCAAGGCAAGGATTGCAGTCATTGGTGCAGGGCTCATTGGCCTCTCTACTGCTGTTTGCATTTCGGAATCTGTCTCAGACTGCAGCGTGACTCTCATTGCTGACAGGTTTACACCCAATACAACAAGTGATGTAGCTGCTGGGATGCTCATTCCTCATATTTACCCAG ACACACCGGTTCATCAACAGAAGCAGTGGTTTAAGGAGACCTTTGACTACCTATCAGTAATCTGTAATTCCTCAGAAGCTTCAGAGGCTGGGATTCATTTGGTCTCTGG CTGGCAGATCTTTAAAGCCATTCCTGAAGAGAAGCCTCCATTCTGGTCTGATGTGGTTCTGGGGTTTCGCTCGATGACTGAACAGGAAATGAAGAAATTTCCACAGCACAAATGTGGTCATGCCTTTACTACACTGAAGTGTGACTGCCCACCCTATTTGCTTTGGCTGGAGAAAAG GCTGAAAAGAAATGGGGGCCAGGTGCATGCTAGAAAAATCGAAGACCTATGGGAGCTGCGGAGTGACTATGACATCATAGTGAATTGCTCCGGCATTGGCTCCAGGAAGCTCGTGGGTGACCTTGAGATACACCCCGTCAGAGGTCAGGTTCTCAAGGCCAAGGCCCCTTGGGTAACACATTTCATTCGGGACGGCGATGGACTAACCTACATCTACCCAGGGATACACAACATAACGTTAGGTGGGACACGGCAAAAAGGCAACTGGAAGCTCTCTCCAGATCCCAGTACCAGCAAAGATATATTTGGCCGATGTTGTGCTCTTGAGCCATCCCTTCAGGCAGCTCAGGATATAAAGGTGAGGGTGGGCCTGAGGCCATCCAGGTCAGCCGTGAGAGTCCAGAAAGAGATACTGGTTCGAGGCAGTGGAAAGCTTCTGGTGGTGCACAATTACGGACATGGGAGCGGTGGATTTTCTGTGCACCAGGGTACAGCTAAGGAAGCAACCCAGCTGGTTAAAGAGTGCATTGCAGCCCTTGAAATGTCAAGGCATAAGGCAAAACTGTAG